The proteins below are encoded in one region of Apium graveolens cultivar Ventura chromosome 4, ASM990537v1, whole genome shotgun sequence:
- the LOC141719640 gene encoding uncharacterized protein LOC141719640, translating to MSEFSGKEDPEDHCEKYELLMIRMGHNDIMLCKMFKTYLKGSASMWYKSLKPRSIGSYKQLKRKFLKYYSHLCRKVKDIEALVHCRQRVNEELGDYLARFKKEAGMFTNLDKVKAMSFLMAGMDPYKGKKLCSSLYDFSPRPLNDIYVRGENIRRKMESIGGYKDTRRDDRSKQADKYEGSRSGSDRRDGRKEGRKETDRGAEQRRDRDSAVFTPLNAPISKILHKIKGKPGFVRPTKMKVPNHKKNPDKYCDYLKDKGHNTDECYHLKRLIERMIKDGELDQFA from the coding sequence ATGAGTGAGTTCAGCGGGAAGGAAGATCCTGAGGACCACTGCGAAAAGTATGAGTTGCTAATGATTAGGATGGGTCATAATGATATCATGCTGTGCAAAATGTTCAAGACCTATCTGAAGGGGTCCGCTTCGATGTGGTACAAATCCCTTAAGCCTAGGTCCATTGGATCTTACAAGCAACTAAAGAGGAAGTTTTTGAAGTACTACTCGCACCTGTGCCGAAAAGTGAAGGACATTGAAGCCCTGGTCCACTGCAGACAGAGAGTGAATGAAGAGTTGGGGGATTATCTCGCTCGGTTTAAGAAGGAAGCTGGAATGTTTACTAATCTGGACAAGGTCAAAGCAATGAGCTTCTTGATGGCAGGGATGGACCCCTATAAAGGTAAAAAGCTTTGCTCATCTCTTTACGATTTTTCCCCTAGACCCCTGAATGATATATATGTGAGGGGCGAGAACATTCGCCGAAAAATGGAAAGTATTGGGGGGTATAAGGACACCCGAAGGGATGACCGATCAAAGCAAGCTGACAAATACGAAGGCTCAAGATCAGGCTCTGACCGAAGGGATGGTaggaaagaaggaagaaaagagACGGATCGCGGGGCCGAACAACGACGAGATAGAGATTCGGCCGTATTCACCCCTTTGAATGCGCCAATCTCAAAGATTCTCCATAAAATTAAGGGCAAGCCTGGGTTCGTACGGCCGACAAAAATGAAGGTCCCAAACCATAAGAAGAACCCCGATAAATACTGCGACTACCTCAAGGATAAAGGGCACAATACCGACGAGTGCTATCACCTCAAAAGACTAATTGAGCGTATGATCAAAGATGGCGAACTTGATCAGTTCGCTTGA